In the Paraburkholderia acidisoli genome, ATCGACGTGGTGGTGGCGAACGCGGGCGGCGCGCTCGGCACCACGCTCGCGCACACCGACGCGGCCGCGTGGCGGCGCGACATCGACCTCAATCTCAACGGTACGTACTACACGATCGAGGCCGTGCGCGAGGCGATGATCGAGCGCAAGCGTGGCGCGATCGTGCTGATCGGCTCCGTGAACGGTTTGACGTCGCTCGGTCACCCCGCGTACAGCGCGGCAAAGGCGGGCCTCGTGAGTTACACGAAGGCGCTCGCGATGGAGCTGGGGCCGCACGGCATTCGCGCCAACATCGTGTGCCCCGGCACCGTGAAGACGCCGGCATGGCGCGCGCGCGTGGCGCAGCATCCGCAGATTTTCGAGGAACTGAGCAAGTGGTATCCGCTCGGCGACGTGGCCGAACCGGAAGATATCGCCGATGCCGCGTACTTTCTCGCCTCGCCGCAAGCGCGCGTGATCACGGGCGTGGCGCTGCCCGTGGACGCGGGCCTCATGGCCGGCAACCGGTTGATGGCGAACGAACTCACGCTCGACCCGTATTGATCCGCCCGGGTCGCGCGTATCGCATGAGTCATTAGACATCCGAACTAAAACACGTCGTACGCACACACGCACGCACGCACGCACGCACACACGCACGAGGACAGCATGGCAGCGGTACAACTGAACGGCATCTACAAGCGTTACGGCGACAATCAGGTCGTGCACGGTATCGATCTCGACATCGCCGACGGCGAGTTCGTCGTGCTCGTCGGCCCTTCGGGCTGCGGCAAGACCACGCTGATGCGCATGATCGCGGGCCTCGAGGACATCAGCGGCGGCGACCTGACGATCGGCGGCACGCGCGCGAACGCCTTGCCGCCGCAGCAGCGCAATATCTCGATGGTGTTCCAGAGCTATGCGCTGTACCCGCATCTCTCGGTGTACGACAACATCGCGTTCGGCCCGCGCAT is a window encoding:
- a CDS encoding SDR family oxidoreductase, whose translation is MSRVVLVTGASGGIGRALCKRFVEAGDAVIALDRNAEGVASLAAGFDAGKLTALEADIGNQESVLKALAQGVAARGAIDVVVANAGGALGTTLAHTDAAAWRRDIDLNLNGTYYTIEAVREAMIERKRGAIVLIGSVNGLTSLGHPAYSAAKAGLVSYTKALAMELGPHGIRANIVCPGTVKTPAWRARVAQHPQIFEELSKWYPLGDVAEPEDIADAAYFLASPQARVITGVALPVDAGLMAGNRLMANELTLDPY